One part of the Acidobacteriota bacterium genome encodes these proteins:
- a CDS encoding enoyl-CoA hydratase/isomerase family protein: MPDVLVTTEGAIRTLTLDRPDKRNALNDALIAALKDALREADADESLWAIVIRGAGKDFCSGADLSALQKIATASYEENIEDARGLAELFALIRSVRVPVIAAVHGRALAGGCGLALGCDLVVAGESARFGFPEVKIGFVPAMVAAILRRNLGEKKSFELLTQGFEFTAAEALQLGLINRVVPDDELAAAVIDFADVYTKVSGSAVAMTKRLLYDIDADTYQTAIEKGVTVNATARMTDDCQKGIAKFLKKD; this comes from the coding sequence ATGCCTGATGTATTAGTTACAACCGAAGGTGCGATACGCACGCTCACGCTCGATCGGCCTGATAAACGCAATGCGTTGAATGATGCGTTGATTGCGGCGTTGAAGGATGCTTTGCGTGAGGCCGATGCGGACGAATCGCTGTGGGCGATCGTGATTCGAGGGGCGGGGAAGGATTTTTGTTCTGGGGCGGATCTTAGTGCTTTGCAGAAGATCGCGACGGCTTCGTATGAAGAGAATATTGAGGACGCTCGCGGCTTAGCTGAGTTGTTTGCGTTGATCAGGAGCGTTCGGGTGCCGGTCATTGCGGCGGTGCATGGAAGGGCTTTGGCGGGCGGGTGCGGGCTTGCTTTGGGGTGTGATCTGGTTGTTGCGGGTGAATCCGCTAGGTTTGGTTTTCCGGAAGTGAAGATCGGGTTTGTTCCGGCGATGGTGGCGGCGATATTGCGGCGGAATCTTGGGGAAAAGAAGAGCTTCGAGCTGCTCACCCAAGGCTTCGAGTTCACCGCCGCCGAAGCGTTGCAGCTCGGCCTCATCAACCGCGTCGTCCCCGACGACGAACTCGCCGCCGCCGTGATCGACTTCGCCGACGTTTACACAAAAGTCAGCGGCTCCGCCGTCGCGATGACCAAACGCCTCCTCTACGACATCGACGCCGACACCTACCAAACCGCCATCGAAAAAGGCGTCACCGTCAACGCCACCGCCCGCATGACCGACGACTGTCAGAAGGGAATTGCCAAGTTTCTTAAGAAAGATTAA
- a CDS encoding DUF1446 domain-containing protein, which translates to MKQTVRVAGGQGFWGDLLTAPVDQVRKGPIDYLMLDYLAEVTMSILQKQRSRNPEAGYARDFVELMREILPDCVEKDIKVLSNAGGVNVEGCANAIANVARELGLQGKVKIGVVTGDDVLDRLDQFIADGVAINSMDDGTPLSAIRDKVQSANVYLGAEALVEALGKGANVIVGGRLTDTGLTLAPLMHEFGWSFDDWDKVSAGTIAGHIIECGAQSSGGNCQYDWQNIPDMANIGFPIVEASPDGTFIVTKHEGTGGRVNIQSVKEQLLYEMGDPHEYITPDVVADFASINLEPAGDNRVRVHGITGHPKTDFYKVSIAYTGGYKSVGTLVYSWPDALEKAQAADKILRERLKNLGLEFEVILTEYVGVNATHGHLALATAGRESGSPPYEGGVAAASADGVVLSPARDRDIPEVQLRIGVRSQNKADVERFTKEIAPLILTGPPSVTGFAGGRPKVEEIMAYFPALIPKSLITPKVEIIAA; encoded by the coding sequence ATGAAACAAACCGTACGAGTTGCAGGTGGGCAAGGGTTTTGGGGCGATCTATTGACGGCGCCGGTCGATCAGGTTCGCAAAGGGCCGATCGATTACTTGATGCTCGATTATCTGGCCGAGGTAACGATGTCGATCCTGCAAAAGCAGCGTTCACGCAATCCCGAGGCCGGTTACGCCCGCGATTTCGTCGAACTAATGCGCGAGATCTTGCCCGATTGCGTCGAAAAAGATATCAAGGTCCTCTCAAACGCCGGCGGCGTCAACGTTGAAGGCTGTGCGAACGCCATCGCCAACGTCGCGCGCGAGCTCGGCCTGCAAGGCAAAGTAAAGATCGGCGTCGTCACCGGAGATGACGTTCTCGATCGGCTCGATCAGTTTATCGCCGACGGCGTCGCGATCAACAGCATGGACGACGGTACGCCTTTGTCCGCGATCCGCGACAAAGTCCAGTCCGCCAACGTCTATCTCGGTGCCGAAGCGTTGGTAGAGGCTCTAGGCAAAGGCGCGAACGTCATCGTCGGCGGCCGCTTGACCGATACGGGCCTGACGCTCGCACCGCTGATGCACGAATTCGGCTGGAGCTTTGACGACTGGGACAAGGTCTCGGCCGGCACGATCGCGGGCCACATCATCGAATGCGGTGCCCAATCGAGCGGCGGCAACTGCCAGTACGATTGGCAAAACATCCCCGACATGGCGAACATCGGCTTCCCGATCGTCGAAGCTTCACCCGACGGCACCTTCATCGTCACCAAACACGAAGGCACCGGCGGCCGCGTCAACATTCAGTCTGTCAAAGAGCAGCTCCTCTACGAAATGGGCGACCCGCACGAGTACATCACGCCCGACGTAGTCGCCGATTTCGCGTCGATCAATCTCGAACCCGCCGGCGACAACCGCGTCCGCGTCCACGGCATCACCGGCCACCCAAAGACCGATTTCTACAAAGTCTCCATCGCCTACACCGGCGGCTACAAATCCGTCGGCACATTAGTCTATTCATGGCCAGATGCTCTAGAAAAAGCCCAAGCCGCCGACAAGATCCTCCGCGAACGCCTAAAAAACCTAGGCCTCGAATTCGAAGTCATCCTAACCGAATACGTCGGCGTCAACGCCACCCACGGCCACCTCGCTCTTGCGACCGCAGGCCGCGAGTCAGGCTCCCCTCCTTACGAAGGAGGGGTGGCAGCCGCTTCGGCTGACGGGGTGGTTCTCTCTCCCGCACGAGACCGCGACATCCCCGAAGTCCAACTCCGCATCGGCGTCCGCAGCCAAAACAAAGCCGACGTCGAACGCTTCACAAAAGAGATCGCCCCACTAATCCTCACCGGCCCGCCCTCCGTCACAGGCTTCGCCGGCGGCCGCCCCAAAGTCGAAGAGATCATGGCCTACTTCCCGGCCCTGATCCCGAAGTCGCTGATCACGCCAAAGGTTGAGATCATCGCAGCGTAA